Proteins encoded within one genomic window of Gemmatimonadaceae bacterium:
- the tyrA gene encoding bifunctional chorismate mutase/prephenate dehydrogenase → MTEPTRSLSLLRAMVDAADRDLLQVVARRMALVREIGSVKRAQGLRIRDPNREREVLEDRVRAAEELGLPPGEMESLFRLLLRTSRDVQAMLRVEVTPDEAPRTVAIVGGKGRMGRVFAGMFADLGHRVLIVDVDTQLNATDAARESDVVVISVPIDRTESVIREVGPHVRPEALLMDLTSVKRGPVDAMLAATPASVVGTHPMFGPGVHTLQGQRVVLCRARGEAWADWVAHTLSSHGMVVTEASAEQHDRVMSVVQVLTHFQTQVMGLTLARLGVPLEETMAFRSPVYLLELYTTARHFAQAPSLYGPIEMRNPRLGEVTSTMQQVSAELADVLRRGDQASFTALFEEVRAFFGDFTSEALEQSSYLVDRIVERA, encoded by the coding sequence ATGACCGAACCCACCCGCTCGCTTTCCCTCCTGCGCGCGATGGTCGATGCCGCGGACCGTGACCTCCTGCAGGTGGTTGCGCGGCGCATGGCCCTCGTGCGCGAGATCGGGTCCGTCAAGCGCGCGCAGGGCCTGCGCATCCGGGACCCGAACCGGGAGCGCGAGGTCCTGGAGGACCGCGTGCGCGCCGCCGAAGAACTGGGTCTTCCGCCCGGTGAGATGGAGTCGCTGTTCCGCCTCCTGCTGCGCACCAGCCGGGACGTGCAGGCGATGTTGCGCGTGGAGGTCACGCCTGACGAAGCGCCACGCACGGTGGCGATCGTGGGAGGGAAGGGTCGCATGGGCCGAGTCTTCGCCGGCATGTTCGCCGACCTCGGGCACCGGGTCCTCATCGTCGACGTCGACACGCAACTCAACGCCACCGACGCCGCGCGCGAATCGGACGTGGTGGTCATCAGTGTGCCCATCGATCGCACGGAGTCCGTCATCCGTGAGGTCGGTCCCCACGTGCGCCCCGAAGCGCTCCTCATGGACCTGACGAGCGTGAAGCGCGGCCCGGTCGACGCGATGCTCGCCGCGACCCCTGCCAGCGTGGTAGGCACGCATCCCATGTTTGGTCCGGGCGTGCACACGCTGCAGGGTCAACGCGTCGTCCTGTGCCGCGCGCGCGGGGAGGCGTGGGCGGACTGGGTCGCGCACACGCTCAGCTCGCACGGCATGGTCGTCACCGAAGCGAGCGCCGAACAGCATGATCGCGTGATGTCGGTGGTGCAGGTGCTCACGCACTTCCAGACGCAGGTCATGGGGCTGACGCTCGCCAGGCTCGGCGTCCCGCTCGAGGAGACGATGGCGTTCCGCTCGCCCGTCTATCTGCTCGAGTTGTATACGACGGCCCGACACTTCGCCCAGGCGCCGAGCCTCTACGGCCCGATTGAAATGCGCAATCCCCGCCTGGGCGAGGTGACGTCGACGATGCAGCAGGTGTCGGCCGAACTCGCCGACGTACTCCGGCGCGGTGATCAGGCCAGCTTCACGGCACTGTTTGAGGAGGTCCGCGCCTTCTTTGGCGACTTCACCTCTGAAGCGCTGGAGCAGTCCAGCTATCTGGTGGACCGGATCGTCGAGCGGGCGTAA
- a CDS encoding PadR family transcriptional regulator, which produces MPDSREVVQGTLDLLVLSSLRAGSMHGWGIAQRIRERSGDAVLVTTGALYPALHRLEERRLVRSRWLTSEANRRARFYDLTAAGRKALGEEVEWWTRFTAGVAGVIATS; this is translated from the coding sequence ATGCCTGACTCCCGTGAAGTCGTCCAGGGGACGCTCGACCTCCTCGTCCTGTCCTCTCTCCGGGCGGGCAGCATGCACGGATGGGGCATCGCGCAGCGGATACGGGAGCGCTCCGGGGACGCCGTGCTCGTGACCACCGGCGCATTATACCCGGCCCTGCACCGGCTCGAGGAGCGACGTCTCGTGCGCTCCCGGTGGCTGACCAGCGAAGCCAACCGACGGGCGCGCTTCTACGATCTCACCGCGGCGGGGCGAAAAGCGCTCGGCGAAGAGGTTGAGTGGTGGACACGGTTCACCGCCGGGGTCGCCGGCGTCATTGCCACCTCCTGA
- a CDS encoding ABC transporter permease yields the protein MFTRLFAALRAVVRRRDVGHEIDDEIHDHLERDVAWRLRRGASPGEARRLALADFGGVEATRDSVRDARRITAIDDLRRDLRFAARRLARRPAYTALVVTTIGLGIAACTTVFTVVDGILLKPLPLATPQDIVTLWQTRPSAGVERDDVAPGTFLDWQARARTLSSVGAANPSGVSLRHEGSTEHVDAWQVSDGLFALLGARPLRGRSFEPGDFVPGAEPVVLLDYGFWQRRLGGDPQILGRRLLLDDQPRTVIGVMPASFELPEHTNLWMPWVVTPEQRTDRFAPYLRVFGRLARGATVAEARAELATIARALEGEYPRSNRGVGAAVIGLTDILVGSRRPLLWTLLGAAFSLLLVTVINVGALHLTQLDRQQRETAVRLALGARRAAIVRPLLVEASLIAVLGGAAGAGLAAIGVRAVHVLGPAALPRLVDVVLDWRALGVAITLSLLAAATLAIVSARRTSMSEDHRVPASRGVAGTRRGTQLRRTAVGLQLALSLVLLVGTSLLVRSFIRLMSEDRGYRTDHVMAFSVWVHEEYPGVEARTQYVRDVLDRLGALPGVTSVALGSALPLAQQITGEDADIVMEGASVVPGEEPQARGIAVWPSWFSTLGTPLRRGRPLTVADDARAERVVMVNEAFVKRFSPDRDPIGRVVSVGLMGRAVPTRIVGVVGDTRHARLDGPPEPGVFIPWLQQPIAAITFVVRTSGDPQLIAPAIPRTMFAIDPRVALDRLSTLDELVAHHVRERTFMLVLLGVFGAVSVLVACIGVFGVMNQAVAERRREIAVRMALGAAPGRIVGEFAREATAMAAGGIGAGLVVAAAGTSAITSFLYDVQRFDPLALGAAVVLLASCAFIAALWPAMRASRTPPGAVIQRE from the coding sequence ATGTTCACCCGACTTTTCGCGGCGCTCCGCGCCGTCGTCCGCCGCCGGGACGTCGGACATGAGATCGACGACGAGATTCACGACCATCTGGAGCGCGACGTGGCCTGGCGCCTGCGCCGCGGCGCTTCACCTGGTGAAGCCCGTCGGCTGGCCCTTGCGGACTTCGGCGGCGTCGAGGCCACGCGCGACAGTGTGCGCGATGCACGACGCATTACCGCGATCGACGATCTGCGGCGCGACCTTCGATTTGCGGCGAGGCGGCTCGCACGCAGACCCGCATACACCGCCCTCGTGGTCACGACCATCGGACTGGGCATTGCCGCATGCACCACGGTCTTCACCGTGGTCGACGGCATCCTGCTCAAGCCGCTGCCGCTCGCAACGCCACAGGACATTGTCACGCTCTGGCAAACGCGGCCTTCGGCAGGGGTCGAGCGCGATGACGTGGCGCCGGGCACTTTCCTCGATTGGCAAGCGCGCGCACGCACGCTGTCGAGCGTTGGGGCAGCGAACCCCTCGGGCGTAAGCCTCCGGCACGAGGGATCGACGGAGCACGTGGACGCCTGGCAGGTCTCGGATGGCCTCTTTGCCCTCCTCGGAGCGCGACCCCTGCGCGGACGCTCTTTCGAGCCTGGCGACTTTGTACCCGGCGCCGAACCGGTGGTGCTCCTCGACTACGGATTCTGGCAGCGTCGCCTCGGCGGCGACCCGCAGATCCTTGGTCGCCGACTCCTGCTCGATGACCAGCCGCGCACCGTCATCGGCGTGATGCCCGCGAGTTTCGAGTTGCCGGAGCACACCAACCTCTGGATGCCGTGGGTGGTTACCCCTGAGCAGCGCACCGATCGATTTGCGCCGTATCTGCGAGTCTTCGGTCGCCTCGCGCGCGGCGCGACGGTCGCCGAGGCGCGCGCGGAGCTGGCGACGATCGCCCGCGCGCTCGAGGGAGAATACCCGCGCTCGAACCGCGGCGTCGGGGCCGCGGTGATTGGACTCACCGATATCCTCGTCGGATCGCGGCGCCCCCTCCTGTGGACCCTGCTCGGCGCCGCCTTTTCCCTGTTGCTCGTCACCGTGATCAATGTCGGCGCGCTCCACCTCACGCAGCTGGATCGCCAGCAACGCGAGACCGCGGTCCGGCTCGCGCTCGGAGCGCGACGAGCAGCAATCGTGCGTCCACTGCTTGTGGAGGCATCCCTGATTGCCGTCCTGGGCGGTGCCGCGGGCGCGGGCCTCGCCGCCATCGGCGTGCGCGCCGTGCACGTTCTCGGTCCCGCCGCGCTACCACGCCTGGTCGATGTCGTGCTGGACTGGCGCGCGTTAGGCGTCGCCATCACGCTGTCGCTCCTGGCCGCGGCGACCCTGGCGATCGTCTCGGCGCGCCGTACATCGATGTCGGAGGATCATCGCGTGCCCGCCTCGCGTGGTGTCGCCGGTACGAGGCGAGGCACGCAACTCCGGCGTACGGCCGTGGGACTGCAACTCGCCCTGTCGCTCGTCCTGCTCGTCGGCACGAGCCTCCTGGTGCGCAGCTTCATCCGGCTCATGTCCGAGGACCGTGGGTATCGAACGGACCACGTGATGGCGTTCTCGGTGTGGGTTCACGAGGAGTATCCGGGCGTCGAAGCGCGCACGCAGTACGTGCGCGATGTGCTGGATCGCCTCGGCGCATTGCCGGGCGTGACCAGCGTTGCCCTCGGTTCCGCCTTGCCGCTTGCGCAGCAGATCACCGGCGAGGATGCGGACATCGTGATGGAGGGCGCGTCCGTGGTTCCTGGTGAGGAGCCACAGGCGCGCGGCATCGCGGTGTGGCCGAGCTGGTTCTCGACGCTGGGGACGCCGCTGCGGCGCGGGCGACCCCTGACCGTCGCAGACGACGCGCGCGCGGAGCGAGTGGTGATGGTCAACGAGGCATTCGTGAAGCGCTTCTCGCCCGACCGCGATCCCATCGGCCGCGTGGTGAGTGTGGGACTGATGGGCCGAGCCGTGCCGACGCGGATCGTGGGTGTCGTCGGCGACACGCGTCACGCGCGTCTGGACGGACCCCCGGAGCCCGGCGTGTTCATCCCATGGCTGCAACAGCCGATCGCGGCCATCACGTTCGTGGTGCGGACGTCGGGGGACCCGCAACTGATCGCGCCGGCCATTCCGCGGACGATGTTCGCCATCGATCCCCGCGTGGCGCTCGACCGCCTGTCGACGCTCGACGAACTCGTGGCCCATCATGTCCGGGAGCGCACGTTCATGCTCGTGCTGCTCGGCGTGTTCGGGGCCGTGTCCGTCCTCGTGGCATGCATCGGCGTGTTTGGGGTGATGAATCAGGCCGTCGCCGAGCGGCGGCGCGAGATCGCGGTACGCATGGCGCTGGGCGCCGCGCCGGGCCGCATCGTCGGCGAGTTCGCCCGCGAAGCGACCGCGATGGCCGCGGGCGGGATCGGCGCGGGACTCGTGGTCGCCGCGGCCGGGACCAGCGCGATCACGAGCTTCCTCTACGACGTGCAGCGCTTCGATCCGCTGGCCCTGGGTGCGGCGGTCGTCCTGCTCGCATCGTGCGCGTTCATCGCGGCCCTGTGGCCGGCCATGCGAGCGTCGCGGACGCCACCCGGAGCGGTGATCCAGCGCGAATAA
- a CDS encoding carbohydrate binding family 9 domain-containing protein has product MPIPRVTDEITIDARLDEPAWSRAARLTGFSQYQPVDQRPAEEPTEVRVLYTPQAIYFAIVATSTDPGGVRATLSKRDNIGNDDRVTVYLDTFNDRRRAFFFGANALGVQLDGVRTEGGLSAGDMFGGGVDLNPDFRFETKGQLTESGYLIEMRIPFKSLRFPAADPQQWGIQVVRQIPGRNAEDTWTDAQRGASSFLAQSGTLTGITQVERGVVTDVQPFVTQSFAGSRDAATGAFTRSDRQFDAGVNLRLGFPAIAIDATINPDFSQVEADAGLVTVNERFALFLPERRPFFLEGIELFATPNQLVYSRTIANPIAGAKVSGKVGRLSLAYLSAIDEAGDARDAVNVARVRTDYGHNSVAGLTVTDRRGRGEANSVVAADTRVVFREKYTFQSQFGQSLTTTGEETTSAPVWSADIDRTGRTWGFNYSVNAIGDRFASAAGFVPRVGFQTAHAYNRIAFLGGPSARIQNLTLFGGPTRIWRYGSLARRDQIEGTDEVMSFITLRGGWSLMPSVRRNFIAIDPSVASGLFHRDAGGVLIPWAPSGRLSGMWTTSFGVTTPVFARFNASVDASQGEVPIYAEGAPGRSLRWSGSLTVRPTPETRLEGTLTHSRITREGTGREYARVLIPRLKAEYQPTRALFFRVVSQFRSDRVDAPRDPASGLPLLTSTGLARSPRDVRSLRTDWLVQYEPSPGTTAFFGYGDTWTSPGAVSDTDLRRTADGFFLKLAYLFRR; this is encoded by the coding sequence GTGCCCATCCCTCGGGTGACCGACGAGATCACAATCGACGCGCGCCTTGACGAACCAGCATGGTCGCGCGCGGCTCGCCTCACGGGGTTCTCGCAATACCAACCGGTGGACCAGCGACCGGCCGAAGAACCGACCGAAGTGCGCGTCCTGTACACGCCGCAAGCGATCTACTTCGCCATCGTGGCCACTTCGACCGATCCCGGCGGCGTGCGCGCGACCCTATCCAAGCGCGATAACATCGGCAACGACGACCGCGTCACGGTCTATCTGGACACGTTCAACGATCGGCGCCGCGCCTTCTTCTTTGGCGCCAATGCGCTCGGCGTGCAGCTCGACGGCGTACGCACCGAAGGCGGGCTGAGCGCCGGCGACATGTTCGGTGGGGGCGTCGACCTGAACCCCGACTTCCGGTTCGAAACGAAAGGCCAGCTCACGGAGTCGGGCTATCTCATCGAGATGCGCATTCCGTTCAAGAGCCTGCGGTTCCCTGCCGCGGACCCACAGCAGTGGGGCATTCAGGTGGTGCGGCAGATTCCCGGCCGCAACGCCGAGGACACGTGGACCGACGCACAGCGCGGCGCGTCGTCGTTTCTCGCGCAGTCAGGCACGCTCACGGGCATCACCCAGGTCGAACGGGGCGTGGTGACCGACGTGCAGCCGTTCGTCACGCAGTCATTCGCCGGCTCGCGCGACGCGGCGACTGGCGCGTTCACTCGCAGCGACCGCCAGTTCGACGCTGGCGTCAACCTGCGACTCGGCTTTCCGGCGATCGCCATCGACGCAACCATCAACCCCGACTTCTCCCAGGTGGAGGCGGACGCGGGGCTCGTGACGGTCAATGAGCGCTTCGCGCTCTTCCTGCCCGAACGCCGCCCGTTCTTTCTCGAGGGGATCGAGCTGTTCGCGACGCCGAACCAGTTGGTGTATTCACGCACCATCGCCAACCCGATAGCCGGCGCCAAGGTCAGTGGAAAGGTAGGCCGACTGAGTCTGGCCTATCTCTCGGCGATCGACGAGGCGGGCGACGCCCGCGACGCCGTGAACGTCGCGCGTGTGCGCACGGACTACGGCCACAACTCGGTGGCCGGCCTGACCGTGACGGACCGCCGCGGTCGCGGAGAAGCGAATTCGGTCGTCGCCGCGGACACGCGCGTGGTCTTTCGCGAGAAGTACACGTTCCAGTCACAGTTCGGTCAGTCGCTCACCACCACCGGCGAGGAGACGACCTCGGCGCCAGTCTGGTCGGCCGACATCGATCGGACCGGGCGCACGTGGGGCTTCAACTACAGCGTGAACGCGATCGGCGACCGCTTTGCCTCGGCGGCGGGCTTTGTGCCACGGGTCGGCTTCCAGACCGCGCACGCCTACAACCGCATTGCCTTTCTCGGGGGACCGAGCGCCCGCATCCAGAACCTGACGCTCTTTGGCGGCCCCACGCGCATCTGGCGCTACGGCTCGTTGGCACGCCGGGACCAGATCGAGGGAACGGATGAGGTGATGAGTTTCATCACGCTGCGCGGCGGCTGGAGCCTGATGCCGTCGGTGCGGCGGAACTTCATTGCGATCGATCCGTCGGTCGCGAGCGGCCTGTTCCACCGCGACGCTGGCGGTGTGCTGATCCCGTGGGCGCCGAGCGGTCGCCTGTCCGGCATGTGGACCACGTCGTTTGGGGTGACGACGCCCGTGTTCGCCCGCTTCAACGCGTCGGTGGATGCATCGCAGGGCGAGGTGCCGATCTACGCCGAGGGTGCCCCCGGCCGATCGCTGCGCTGGAGCGGATCGCTCACCGTGCGACCGACTCCGGAAACGCGGCTGGAGGGCACGCTCACGCACTCACGCATTACGCGCGAGGGAACCGGGCGCGAATACGCCCGGGTGCTCATCCCGCGTCTCAAGGCCGAGTATCAGCCCACGCGGGCCCTGTTCTTTCGCGTCGTCAGCCAGTTCAGGTCTGATCGCGTGGATGCGCCGCGTGATCCGGCGTCGGGGCTGCCGTTGCTCACGTCCACCGGTCTCGCGCGCTCGCCCCGGGATGTCCGTTCGCTGCGCACCGACTGGCTCGTCCAGTACGAGCCATCGCCGGGTACGACCGCGTTCTTCGGGTACGGCGACACCTGGACGTCGCCGGGCGCGGTGAGCGACACGGACCTCCGTCGCACCGCGGACGGGTTCTTCCTCAAGCTCGCATACCTGTTTCGCCGCTAG
- a CDS encoding DUF488 family protein — MSLRIVQLGTSRHAREGVRIGTVRRPPRGVPKARFAADNWYDTWLPELSPSAELVKLALHASNEREWARFVTHFRAEMKAAPAAHALDLLAALSHTTNLSIGCYCEDESRCHRSVLRALLTERGADIA, encoded by the coding sequence ATGTCACTCCGCATCGTGCAGTTGGGCACCAGCCGTCACGCCCGGGAAGGCGTGCGCATCGGCACCGTACGCCGCCCGCCCCGCGGTGTACCGAAGGCGCGTTTTGCGGCCGACAACTGGTACGACACCTGGCTGCCGGAACTCTCGCCAAGCGCTGAGCTGGTGAAGCTCGCACTGCACGCGAGCAACGAGCGGGAATGGGCCAGGTTCGTGACGCATTTTCGCGCCGAGATGAAGGCGGCGCCGGCCGCACACGCGCTCGACCTGCTCGCCGCACTCTCGCACACCACCAATCTGTCGATCGGCTGCTACTGCGAAGACGAGAGTCGCTGCCACCGCTCGGTGCTGCGGGCCTTGCTCACGGAACGCGGCGCAGATATCGCCTGA
- a CDS encoding prolyl oligopeptidase family serine peptidase — MHRSLALVGLVVVPALLPAQQRPTVEQFMSPSSPLELVSARRADRVAWTTYERGMRNVYTAAAPTWRPTRLTRFLEDDGIDVSDVSISDDGGVVVFVRGSAPNRNGWIANPSHDPDGGSRAIWAARTSGGGAFSVVDGAAPELSPDGRMVAYVKDGQVFAARIGTATRDSVDRGLKPLIKAWGTQRSPRWSPDGSHLAFVSVRQNHSFIGVLDLKKRTVTFMAPGVDFDDAPVWSPDGREIAFTRRPGTPFGAQGQQNVGSIGNPSGPASGAPGTSRGPCANTPPGGPGGFGQQAAPAVRPSTEPPGLCRATFTGGHTLAVMIASVADGTARELWHNAKSDSVFVSIASLQWADGHLIFPMSAPRDEWDRYYALSVSSPGAPVMLTTTDGMIEDATSATLSKDGRTLYYSTNAGDIERRHIWAVPVAGGTPRQVTTGSDIETHPQPLASGRQLALLFFGVRTPASVALVAAAGGAAKPFYPTLGSDFPTAAHVTPQVVIVKSSDGMEIHNQLFLPADLRPGERRPAMVFVHGGPVRQMLPGYHYMQFYHWAYGYNQYLASQGYIVLSVNYRSGVGYGKSFRNAPGTGGRGNAEYQDVLAAGKWLQARSDVDPARIGIWGLSYGGVLTAQALARNSDLFVAGADLAGVHLWGSSLDTNAVSYRSSAIAAIDGWKSPVFLVHGDDDRNVDFAQTVGLVQLLRARNVHHELMVIPDDLHESMFHGIWMDTWNRMTAFFKRFVQEKALTTNSP, encoded by the coding sequence ATGCACCGCTCCCTCGCCCTCGTCGGCCTCGTCGTTGTCCCGGCCTTGCTGCCTGCGCAGCAGCGGCCCACGGTGGAGCAGTTCATGTCGCCGTCTTCGCCCCTCGAGCTGGTGAGCGCTCGTCGCGCGGACCGGGTGGCGTGGACCACCTACGAACGCGGGATGCGGAACGTCTACACGGCGGCAGCGCCCACGTGGAGGCCGACCCGATTGACGCGTTTCCTGGAAGACGATGGGATCGACGTGAGCGACGTGAGCATCTCGGACGACGGCGGCGTCGTGGTGTTCGTGCGCGGCTCGGCGCCCAACCGCAACGGCTGGATCGCGAATCCGTCGCACGACCCCGATGGCGGTTCACGGGCCATCTGGGCCGCGCGAACGAGCGGTGGCGGCGCGTTCAGTGTCGTCGACGGTGCTGCTCCGGAGCTGTCACCCGACGGTCGCATGGTCGCCTACGTGAAGGATGGCCAGGTCTTTGCCGCACGAATTGGCACCGCCACGAGGGACAGTGTCGACCGGGGGCTCAAACCGCTGATCAAGGCATGGGGGACGCAACGTTCACCGCGCTGGTCGCCCGACGGCTCACATCTGGCCTTCGTAAGCGTGCGGCAGAACCACTCGTTCATCGGCGTGCTCGACCTGAAGAAGCGCACCGTCACCTTCATGGCGCCGGGCGTGGATTTCGATGATGCCCCGGTGTGGTCGCCCGATGGGCGCGAGATCGCGTTCACGCGCCGGCCGGGTACACCCTTCGGTGCGCAGGGCCAGCAGAACGTCGGGAGCATCGGCAATCCCAGCGGTCCGGCGTCGGGCGCTCCGGGAACGTCGAGAGGGCCGTGCGCGAACACGCCACCGGGTGGTCCCGGAGGTTTTGGCCAGCAGGCCGCGCCGGCCGTCAGGCCGAGTACCGAGCCGCCGGGGCTCTGCCGCGCGACCTTTACCGGAGGCCATACGCTGGCGGTCATGATCGCCAGCGTCGCCGACGGAACCGCGCGCGAACTCTGGCACAACGCGAAGAGCGACTCCGTCTTCGTGTCCATCGCGAGCCTGCAATGGGCCGACGGGCACCTGATCTTTCCCATGTCGGCCCCGCGCGACGAGTGGGATCGCTACTACGCGCTCAGCGTGTCCTCCCCGGGGGCGCCCGTGATGCTCACGACGACCGACGGCATGATCGAGGATGCCACCAGCGCGACCCTCTCGAAGGACGGACGCACGCTGTACTACTCGACGAATGCGGGTGACATCGAGCGCCGCCATATCTGGGCCGTCCCGGTAGCAGGCGGCACACCGCGTCAGGTGACCACGGGATCGGACATCGAGACGCACCCGCAGCCCCTCGCATCCGGACGGCAACTCGCGCTGTTGTTCTTTGGCGTACGCACGCCGGCGTCGGTCGCGCTCGTCGCCGCCGCGGGCGGAGCGGCGAAACCATTCTACCCAACGCTCGGCAGCGACTTTCCGACGGCGGCACACGTGACGCCACAAGTGGTGATCGTGAAGTCGTCCGACGGGATGGAGATCCACAACCAGCTCTTTCTCCCCGCCGACCTCAGGCCCGGCGAGCGGCGGCCCGCGATGGTATTCGTGCACGGCGGTCCGGTGCGGCAGATGCTGCCCGGCTATCACTACATGCAGTTCTATCACTGGGCGTACGGGTACAACCAGTACCTCGCGTCGCAGGGCTACATCGTACTGTCGGTCAACTACCGCAGCGGCGTCGGGTACGGCAAGTCGTTCCGCAACGCGCCGGGCACCGGTGGTCGAGGGAACGCCGAGTACCAGGATGTCCTCGCGGCCGGGAAGTGGCTGCAGGCCAGGAGCGACGTCGATCCGGCGCGCATCGGCATCTGGGGGCTCTCCTACGGCGGCGTGCTCACCGCGCAGGCCCTCGCGCGCAACTCGGATCTTTTCGTGGCCGGAGCGGACCTCGCCGGCGTCCACCTCTGGGGCAGTTCCCTCGACACCAACGCCGTGTCCTATCGATCATCCGCGATTGCGGCGATCGACGGATGGAAGTCTCCGGTGTTTCTCGTGCATGGCGATGACGACCGCAACGTCGACTTCGCGCAAACGGTGGGACTCGTGCAGCTCCTCCGCGCGCGCAACGTCCACCACGAACTCATGGTCATCCCCGATGATCTGCACGAGTCCATGTTCCACGGGATCTGGATGGACACGTGGAACCGCATGACCGCTTTCTTCAAGCGGTTCGTCCAGGAGAAGGCGCTCACCACGAACTCACCGTGA
- a CDS encoding MmgE/PrpD family protein has translation MDQPAISHQLAAFVSTTRSADVPDAVKAHASRAVLDWVGSALAGSLEEPARLAREVVGRLGSSNDSTVFAGRRAAAAGAAFANGVATHILELDDVHKGSTLHAAAPVIPAALAVAEREHASGEAFLLAVTLGYEVAFRIGEAVNPSHYTFWHPTGTVATFGAAVAAGSLLRLDANQMLHALGSAGTQAAGLWEFNVDGAMSKALHPGKAGMNGILAADLARAGFTGASRILEGPRGFMRATTASHDASRVTDALGERWTIAENCYKMHSCCGHTHSAIDVAQEVRRAYGWREEHDVLRAVASVEVETYAPGLAIVGNDRPTSAYQAKFSLAYCVAAALLEGRVGLVQFSDDRFDGRGVRQASIATLLPRIRVRATDELTARYPAAWGTRLTVLLTGGERVVREADYPLGNPENPVSTDALVAKLRELVTPRWGSDVAARAVATVDALPEQGDMADAFAELVPEHVPVHA, from the coding sequence ATGGATCAACCAGCGATCAGCCACCAGCTCGCGGCGTTCGTATCGACGACGCGCAGTGCGGACGTTCCGGACGCGGTCAAGGCGCACGCGAGCCGAGCCGTGCTGGACTGGGTCGGTTCGGCGTTGGCCGGTTCCCTGGAGGAACCGGCGCGTCTGGCGCGCGAGGTCGTCGGCCGCCTGGGTTCGAGCAACGATTCGACCGTCTTTGCCGGCCGCCGCGCCGCGGCGGCGGGCGCCGCGTTCGCCAACGGCGTCGCCACGCACATCCTCGAGCTCGACGACGTGCACAAGGGATCCACGCTGCACGCGGCGGCACCGGTCATTCCGGCGGCGCTGGCCGTCGCCGAGCGCGAGCACGCATCGGGCGAGGCGTTCCTCCTCGCGGTGACCCTTGGCTACGAGGTCGCGTTCCGGATCGGCGAGGCGGTGAATCCGAGTCATTACACCTTCTGGCACCCTACGGGTACGGTGGCCACCTTCGGCGCCGCAGTCGCGGCCGGCTCGCTGCTGCGGCTCGACGCCAACCAGATGCTGCATGCGCTGGGCAGTGCCGGCACGCAGGCGGCTGGGCTCTGGGAGTTCAATGTCGACGGCGCCATGAGCAAGGCGCTGCACCCCGGAAAGGCCGGCATGAACGGGATCCTGGCCGCCGATCTCGCGCGGGCGGGGTTTACCGGTGCAAGCCGCATCCTCGAAGGGCCCCGTGGCTTCATGCGCGCAACGACGGCCTCGCACGATGCCTCGCGCGTCACCGACGCGTTAGGCGAGCGCTGGACCATCGCCGAGAACTGCTACAAGATGCACTCCTGCTGTGGGCATACCCACTCGGCCATCGACGTGGCCCAGGAGGTGCGACGGGCGTACGGCTGGCGGGAGGAGCACGACGTGCTGCGGGCGGTGGCCTCGGTGGAGGTGGAGACCTACGCGCCGGGACTGGCGATCGTCGGGAATGACCGACCCACCTCGGCCTACCAGGCCAAGTTCAGCCTTGCCTACTGTGTCGCCGCGGCGCTGCTGGAAGGTCGCGTGGGGCTCGTCCAGTTCAGCGACGATCGCTTCGACGGGCGCGGCGTCAGGCAGGCCAGCATCGCCACGCTGCTGCCGCGCATCCGCGTGCGCGCGACCGACGAGCTCACCGCGCGATATCCCGCCGCATGGGGCACCCGGCTCACGGTCCTGCTGACCGGCGGAGAGCGCGTGGTACGGGAGGCCGACTACCCGCTGGGCAATCCGGAGAACCCGGTGTCGACCGATGCGCTGGTGGCCAAGCTCCGCGAACTCGTCACACCACGCTGGGGCTCCGACGTCGCGGCACGGGCCGTCGCGACCGTCGATGCGTTGCCGGAACAGGGCGACATGGCCGACGCCTTCGCCGAGCTCGTTCCCGAACACGTACCTGTGCATGCCTGA